A window of Candidatus Dadabacteria bacterium contains these coding sequences:
- a CDS encoding RluA family pseudouridine synthase: MPVARPAATAVITLPPGSGGKRADTALSEVLPQSRSRVAALIKSGDILMNGEPFKPSAIIEGGESFLVHTPPPRGGFAGPEDGEVSLDIIFEDADIIVINKPAGLTVHPGAGRAGPTLAGALARRYRENLSTLGGIERPGIVHRLDKDTSGVLVAAKNDVCHAALSRQFAEREVSKEYEAIVCGEMKKNSGVFSSGIGRSSRDRRKMSGKNPARPRQSVTEWEVVERIRGWTFVRIRPQTGRTHQIRVHFSEAGHPVAADPLYRTKEAKALFASSGLAQPLRRQALHAASIGFSHPATGERMSFSAPLAADIADALNFLRASGGKNG, encoded by the coding sequence GTGCCCGTAGCTCGCCCCGCCGCGACCGCAGTCATAACCCTGCCCCCCGGCTCCGGAGGAAAGAGAGCCGACACCGCCCTGTCCGAAGTTCTGCCGCAGAGCCGGTCGCGGGTGGCGGCGCTTATCAAATCGGGCGATATTCTTATGAACGGCGAGCCGTTCAAACCGTCCGCCATCATTGAGGGCGGCGAGTCCTTTCTGGTTCACACCCCCCCTCCGCGCGGCGGCTTTGCCGGGCCGGAGGACGGGGAGGTTTCACTTGACATCATTTTTGAGGACGCCGACATCATTGTCATCAACAAGCCCGCCGGGCTGACCGTTCATCCGGGAGCGGGGCGGGCGGGACCCACGCTTGCGGGCGCGCTTGCCCGCAGGTATCGGGAAAATCTTTCCACTCTCGGCGGAATTGAAAGGCCCGGCATCGTTCACCGGTTGGACAAAGACACCTCCGGCGTTCTGGTGGCGGCAAAAAACGACGTGTGCCACGCCGCCCTCTCGCGCCAGTTTGCGGAGCGCGAAGTGAGCAAGGAGTATGAGGCGATAGTGTGCGGGGAGATGAAAAAAAACTCGGGCGTTTTCTCCTCCGGCATAGGGAGAAGCTCCCGCGACCGCAGAAAGATGTCCGGCAAAAACCCCGCGCGACCACGCCAATCCGTAACGGAGTGGGAGGTTGTTGAGCGCATTCGCGGGTGGACTTTCGTCCGCATCAGGCCGCAGACCGGCAGAACCCACCAGATAAGGGTGCACTTTTCCGAAGCGGGGCATCCGGTTGCGGCGGACCCGCTTTACCGCACAAAAGAGGCAAAGGCGCTGTTTGCGTCATCGGGGCTGGCGCAACCGTTGCGGAGGCAGGCTCTTCACGCCGCGAGCATAGGGTTTTCCCATCCCGCCACGGGAGAACGGATGAGTTTTTCCGCCCCGCTTGCGGCGGACATTGCGGACGCGCTCAATTTCCTTCGCGCCAGCGGCGGCAAAAACGGGTAG
- a CDS encoding type II secretion system protein, whose product MPGERTKRKPEKRRAGFTLIELLVVLVIIGVLAGFAVPNFLGARGSANELSARKTLQVLSSAEIQFAIQDSDGDGIRNYTASIGDLSEGLSLRCPKGSGESCEAADALVDESFEGADAGSSDSAVCERPKSGYCVRADFDASSSGQSSDGLYVTGFGWRASPISVGVTGKKDFAIYEDGVLRCETIEYDNNRGAAGSFSADRDSAPCP is encoded by the coding sequence ATGCCGGGAGAGAGAACAAAACGGAAACCGGAAAAACGGCGGGCGGGCTTCACCCTGATTGAGCTGCTTGTGGTTCTTGTAATCATAGGTGTGCTTGCGGGGTTTGCCGTTCCCAACTTTCTGGGCGCGCGCGGCTCGGCAAACGAACTTTCGGCAAGGAAGACGCTTCAGGTGCTCAGTTCGGCGGAAATTCAGTTCGCCATTCAGGATTCGGACGGAGACGGCATCCGCAACTACACCGCCTCCATAGGAGACCTGTCGGAGGGGCTGTCCCTCCGCTGCCCTAAGGGGTCGGGCGAGTCGTGCGAGGCGGCGGACGCTCTTGTGGACGAGTCTTTTGAAGGGGCGGACGCGGGCTCGTCGGACTCTGCGGTGTGCGAGAGGCCGAAGTCCGGATACTGCGTCCGGGCGGACTTTGACGCGTCATCTTCCGGGCAGTCATCCGACGGGCTTTATGTAACGGGCTTCGGGTGGCGGGCGTCTCCCATAAGCGTCGGCGTTACGGGCAAAAAAGATTTTGCAATTTACGAGGACGGCGTTCTCCGGTGCGAGACGATTGAGTACGACAACAACCGGGGCGCGGCGGGCTCATTCTCCGCAGACAGGGACTCCGCCCCGTGCCCGTAG
- a CDS encoding ribonuclease HI family protein yields MPDSPPQTAAVAHIDGASKGNPGPSAIGVVITAPDGAPVSRIKQFIGTATNNQAEYRALITAIRAAANLGMTSLHVKTDSLLLASQMNGEWKVKDPGIRALFNEAVEARGSLDSFTISHVGREHNTVADGLANEAIKRYS; encoded by the coding sequence ATGCCTGACAGTCCGCCGCAGACCGCCGCCGTAGCCCACATAGACGGCGCGTCAAAGGGCAATCCGGGCCCCTCCGCAATAGGGGTGGTCATCACCGCGCCGGACGGCGCGCCGGTTTCCAGAATCAAACAGTTCATCGGAACGGCCACCAACAATCAGGCCGAATACCGGGCGCTCATAACCGCCATAAGGGCGGCGGCAAATCTCGGCATGACCAGCCTCCACGTCAAGACGGACTCCCTTCTTCTCGCAAGCCAGATGAACGGCGAGTGGAAGGTCAAAGACCCGGGCATCAGGGCGCTTTTCAACGAGGCGGTTGAGGCGCGCGGCTCGCTTGATTCATTCACAATTTCCCATGTGGGCAGAGAGCATAACACCGTGGCGGACGGTCTTGCCAACGAGGCGATAAAAAGATACTCTTGA
- a CDS encoding C4-type zinc ribbon domain-containing protein — protein MQSAEGSENGILEQIKRLKELQSVSSELHEMEETLRKYPEELSVLNGEIKSVQEILAEKTLQTEDADKSKSLLEKDLSEKQLYIGKAEERLLNIKTHREYEALQKELTEAKRRCIEIEEEILELMGKLETLGAETGELEQSLKEKTEQNAPRIEEIEKVIGKLETEAAPCRERRDSIAGGLSPEVHSVYAKISGKTHIFLAEARSEMCMNCNMNIPPQMFNEVLTGAKIIQCPNCNRILHCENA, from the coding sequence ATGCAGAGCGCTGAAGGTTCAGAAAACGGAATACTGGAACAGATAAAGAGACTCAAAGAGTTGCAGTCCGTTTCCTCCGAGTTGCACGAGATGGAGGAAACCCTCCGCAAATACCCCGAAGAGTTGTCGGTTTTGAACGGCGAAATTAAGTCCGTTCAGGAGATTCTCGCGGAAAAGACTCTTCAGACCGAGGATGCGGACAAATCAAAATCACTTCTGGAAAAAGACCTTTCCGAGAAACAACTTTACATAGGAAAAGCCGAAGAGCGCCTTCTCAACATCAAGACACACAGGGAATACGAGGCGCTTCAGAAGGAACTTACCGAGGCGAAGAGGCGGTGCATAGAGATTGAAGAGGAGATTCTTGAGTTAATGGGCAAACTTGAAACCCTTGGCGCGGAGACGGGCGAACTTGAGCAGTCTCTCAAGGAGAAAACCGAGCAAAACGCCCCGAGAATTGAAGAGATTGAAAAGGTCATCGGCAAACTTGAGACCGAAGCCGCGCCGTGCCGCGAGCGGAGGGATTCCATTGCGGGCGGGCTCAGCCCGGAGGTGCATTCGGTTTACGCCAAGATCTCCGGTAAAACGCACATATTTCTCGCCGAGGCGCGGAGCGAGATGTGCATGAACTGCAACATGAATATCCCGCCGCAGATGTTCAACGAGGTTCTCACCGGCGCAAAGATCATCCAGTGCCCCAACTGCAACAGAATTCTGCACTGTGAGAATGCCTGA
- a CDS encoding biotin--[acetyl-CoA-carboxylase] ligase, whose translation MSPTRAPPRGRNTEYKAQVLFVNGHTPGIIARMAGFSASEKMKIENAAPGALFFDETGSTNAVLREMGKNGAREGTVALADRQTAGRGRMGRRWVSPGGGNLFMSALFRPRVRFSLCPAATFMASLALSETFEAMGAETEIKWPNDILARGGKLAGVLSEAEPEGEMCGFIVIGIGVNLNLAPARKRGLMDGFERPAVSLGEILGRDINRGDFAAALIKNLFARRRDWTEKGGDRTVERWAERWGKLNGRVTVRDGGEEITGIARKVDARGFLHIETADGELVKIVSGDAL comes from the coding sequence ATGAGCCCCACTCGCGCCCCGCCTCGCGGTCGGAATACGGAGTATAAAGCACAGGTTCTGTTTGTCAACGGACACACGCCCGGCATAATTGCCCGCATGGCCGGATTTTCCGCAAGCGAAAAAATGAAGATTGAAAACGCCGCTCCGGGGGCGCTGTTTTTTGACGAGACCGGCTCCACAAACGCCGTCTTGCGCGAGATGGGGAAAAACGGCGCGCGCGAGGGAACGGTCGCGCTGGCGGACAGGCAGACCGCCGGGCGCGGACGGATGGGCAGGCGGTGGGTTTCGCCCGGAGGCGGCAACCTCTTTATGTCCGCCCTGTTCCGCCCGCGCGTGAGGTTCTCGCTTTGCCCCGCGGCGACCTTCATGGCCTCTCTGGCGCTGTCGGAAACCTTTGAGGCAATGGGCGCGGAAACAGAAATCAAATGGCCCAATGACATTCTTGCGCGCGGCGGCAAACTTGCGGGCGTGCTGTCCGAGGCTGAGCCGGAGGGCGAAATGTGCGGATTTATAGTCATCGGAATCGGCGTCAACCTGAACCTTGCGCCCGCGCGCAAACGCGGGCTTATGGACGGGTTTGAGCGCCCCGCCGTCTCGCTGGGGGAGATTCTGGGGCGCGACATAAACCGGGGGGATTTCGCCGCCGCGCTTATAAAAAACCTGTTCGCCCGCCGGAGGGACTGGACGGAAAAGGGCGGCGACCGGACGGTGGAGCGATGGGCGGAGCGGTGGGGAAAGCTGAACGGGCGCGTAACGGTAAGGGACGGCGGCGAGGAAATAACGGGCATCGCCCGGAAGGTGGACGCGCGGGGGTTTCTTCACATTGAGACGGCGGACGGCGAACTTGTCAAAATTGTGTCGGGAGACGCCCTATAA